One Rhipicephalus microplus isolate Deutch F79 chromosome 4, USDA_Rmic, whole genome shotgun sequence genomic window carries:
- the LOC142814374 gene encoding uncharacterized protein LOC142814374: protein MTAPRAHAVGEKRITFRGEEAPMSPTSREASAMKKVSAVSGRSEDYDAMIQTVWKRTGETDTQSEYHTPPDSCDKDLTLTRVRLRSAKPSKQQEALLPDTNDYSDCDLWLYKDHKGRVHGPFSGACMFSWFASGHFRVSLPVKRTCDRDFQLLGQLMTTLGRLPFVADRTSPNEPSYSADRLQAADTTLAALSPDPGNRKWPLDCNSKLLKDGQTSLINSQEKPVESMKVVHPTVETARVVLPGTRVHRAERLKAERGFRGNPELLAEDTSTKGGAQEVAKQHEGARGGFEKYRTARSFVSGLETQPAESKNVICRRTSTAVVDTPAAPTACAKVCLKVPTKPQCGYESGEPVRTPEPVDIEKMTRFASLGGKDFANASQNKTRDQHQDPAWIRRAAADQDFTRWCHDSLGRLPSYVHVPTFFELLREVDSSSEIEEYVYQHFGNGEGASRFAREFVQRRLQWKQLTGWKSPAELCEASAGVDMAPKGKKKVQKLNGDALGFVVAGKAFKKA, encoded by the coding sequence ATGACTGCACCACGTGCACACGCGGTGGGCGAGAAGCGGATCACGTTCCGAGGCGAAGAAGCGCCCATGTCTCCTACGTCCCGAGAAGCCTCCGCGATGAAAAAGGTCAGCGCAGTCTCCGGCCGGTCGGAAGACTACGACGCCATGATTCAAACGGTGTGGAAGAGAACTGGGGAGACAGATACACAATCCGAGTATCATACGCCACCGGACTCCTGCGACAAAGACCTCACTCTTACCAGAGTCCGGCTGCGATCTGCCAAGCCATCCAAGCAACAAGAAGCCTTGTTGCCCGACACGAATGACTACAGCGATTGCGACCTCTGGCTCTACAAGGACCATAAAGGACGTGTGCATGGACCCTTCTCTGGTGCCTGCATGTTCTCCTGGTTCGCCTCCGGCCACTTTCGCGTGTCGTTGCCCGTGAAACGCACCTGCGACCGAGACTTCCAACTGCTTGGCCAGCTCATGACTACCCTGGGTAGACTGCCGTTCGTCGCTGACCGGACCTCACCAAACGAACCAAGCTACAGCGCTGACAGACTGCAGGCGGCAGACACGACGCTGGCCGCACTGTCACCCGACCCTGGGAATAGAAAGTGGCCCTTGGATTGCAACAGCAAGCTTCTCAAAGACGGTCAGACTTCGTTAATAAATTCACAAGAAAAACCAGTGGAATCAATGAAAGTGGTACACCCGACTGTAGAAACAGCCCGAGTGGTTCTACCGGGCACGCGAGTTCACCGTGCCGAACGCCTCAAAGCTGAACGTGGATTTCGCGGCAATCCAGAACTGCTTGCCGAGGACACCAGCACGAAAGGAGGAGCCCAAGAAGTAGCGAAGCAGCACGAAGGAGCCCGGGGCGGCTTCGAAAAGTACCGAACAGCACGAAGCTTCGTGTCGGGGCTAGAAACGCAACCAGCCGAGTCAAAGAACGTGATCTGCCGCCGTACATCTACCGCTGTAGTCGACACTCCTGCTGCTCCAACGGCCTGCGCCAAAGTGTGCCTGAAAGTGCCGACAAAGCCTCAGTGCGGGTACGAATCGGGAGAGCCAGTTCGCACACCGGAGCCCGTCGACATCGAAAAGATGACGCGGTTCGCATCGCTCGGTGGCAAAGATTTCGCGAACGCCTCCCAGAACAAAACTAGGGACCAACATCAAGACCCAGCATGGATCCGACGAGCCGCCGCGGACCAGGATTTCACCCGCTGGTGTCACGACAGCCTTGGGAGACTCCCGTCATACGTCCACGTGCCAACTTTCTTCGAGCTGCTGAGGGAGGTCGACTCGAGCTCCGAAATCGAAGAGTATGTTTACCAACACTTCGGCAATGGAGAAGGGGCCTCGCGCTTCGCCCGTGAGTTCGTGCAGCGACGGTTGCAGTGGAAGCAGCTGACGGGCTGGAAGAGTCCTGCTGAGCTTTGCGAGGCTTCCGCCGGCGTTGACATGGCGCCGAAAGGCAAGAAGAAAGTGCAAAAGTTGAACGGCGACGCTCTAGGATTTGTAGTGGCGGGAAAAGCTTTCAAGAAAGCTTGA